The Chryseobacterium indicum genome contains a region encoding:
- a CDS encoding 2TM domain-containing protein: MKYKSIIILLWISLATTFFFFFVFNDEKTLENFAITLLVSTMYSFVLGIGNGIINDFLNRKFPWSETTRTRAIISIVSILIANTVLVYFCNYMNFVVIQKATTTEEFFSGKYNVSNWFMINIALLISAFLHAKGFMEELRKTSKKEVVEQKLIAKSANAQFESLKNQLDPHFLFNSLNVLSSLIDENPKQAQKFTASMSKIYRYVLEQKDKELVTVEDELEFAKTYCELLKTRFEDSVDFTFEVKKEDYKRFVVPLSLQLLLENCIKHNFATSSKPLIIKIFSENDTLCIENNLQVREQIKESSGIGLANIVQRYSLLTKRNVFIEKSEDYFKVKLPVLSSKPDVVSEIAETKNESYERAHKRVKEIKSFYGNLISYCIIIPFLIILNLITSPDRLWFYWPMLGWGIGLVAHGMSVFAIGRGWEERKIREILEKQNRTLK, translated from the coding sequence ATGAAATACAAAAGCATTATTATATTACTCTGGATATCGCTGGCAACAACATTTTTCTTCTTTTTCGTTTTTAATGACGAAAAAACACTGGAAAATTTTGCCATCACCCTTTTGGTATCCACAATGTACTCATTCGTTCTGGGAATTGGAAACGGCATCATCAACGATTTTCTCAACAGGAAATTTCCATGGTCCGAAACCACAAGGACGAGAGCGATTATAAGCATAGTCTCTATTCTTATCGCCAATACGGTTTTGGTGTATTTCTGCAATTATATGAATTTTGTGGTGATCCAGAAGGCAACAACTACAGAAGAGTTCTTTTCCGGCAAGTACAATGTTTCCAACTGGTTCATGATTAATATTGCCCTGCTCATTTCAGCTTTTCTTCATGCCAAAGGTTTCATGGAAGAACTTCGGAAAACGTCCAAAAAAGAAGTGGTTGAACAGAAGTTAATTGCCAAATCTGCCAATGCCCAGTTTGAAAGCCTTAAAAACCAGTTAGATCCACATTTTTTATTCAATTCTCTGAATGTTTTAAGCTCGTTAATTGATGAGAATCCAAAACAGGCGCAGAAGTTTACGGCTTCAATGTCAAAGATTTACAGGTATGTTCTGGAGCAGAAAGACAAAGAACTTGTAACGGTGGAAGATGAGCTGGAATTTGCCAAAACCTATTGCGAATTGCTGAAAACACGATTCGAGGACAGTGTAGATTTTACTTTTGAGGTTAAAAAAGAAGATTACAAAAGATTTGTTGTTCCGCTGTCTTTACAGCTGCTTCTGGAGAACTGTATCAAGCATAATTTTGCCACTTCTTCGAAACCTCTTATCATTAAAATATTCTCTGAAAATGATACGTTATGTATTGAAAATAATTTACAGGTAAGAGAGCAGATCAAGGAAAGTTCAGGGATCGGTCTTGCAAATATTGTACAGCGGTATTCTTTACTCACCAAAAGAAATGTTTTTATAGAAAAATCTGAAGATTACTTTAAAGTAAAACTTCCGGTACTTTCTTCTAAACCGGATGTTGTAAGTGAAATAGCCGAAACTAAAAATGAATCTTACGAACGCGCGCACAAACGGGTAAAAGAAATAAAAAGCTTCTACGGAAATCTCATTTCTTACTGCATCATCATTCCTTTTTTAATCATTTTAAATCTCATCACCAGTCCGGATCGTCTGTGGTTTTATTGGCCGATGTTAGGTTGGGGAATCGGGCTTGTTGCCCACGGAATGAGCGTTTTTGCCATTGGCAGAGGCTGGGAAGAAAGAAAGATCAGGGAAATTTTAGAAAAACAAAACAGAACATTAAAATAA
- a CDS encoding 2TM domain-containing protein, whose product MEPISKDDFRYKEAERQVKRIKRFYFSVFIYIAVNIFILYLNYTELKPNESIFQLKFFALPFFWGIGVAISAMRTFIPGFMLGNKWEERKIKELMEKEKNGR is encoded by the coding sequence ATGGAACCGATAAGCAAAGATGATTTCAGATACAAAGAAGCGGAAAGACAGGTAAAAAGAATCAAAAGATTTTACTTTTCCGTCTTCATTTATATTGCCGTAAATATTTTCATTTTATATCTGAATTACACAGAATTAAAACCCAATGAATCTATTTTTCAGTTAAAATTTTTTGCGCTTCCATTTTTCTGGGGCATCGGAGTTGCCATTTCGGCAATGAGAACGTTTATTCCGGGGTTTATGCTGGGAAATAAATGGGAAGAAAGAAAAATTAAAGAACTGATGGAAAAGGAAAAAAACGGCAGATAA
- the surE gene encoding 5'/3'-nucleotidase SurE, with the protein MERPLILVTNDDGITAPGIRNLISFMNEIGEVVVVAPNSPQSGKGHAITINSTLSYEEVHLEGPQKDFSCSGTPVDCVKMALDKILPRRPDIVVSGINHGANSSINVIYSGTMSAAVEAGVESLPAIGFSLLDFSWEADFTQAKEYIQNIVKRTLENPMPKGIVLNVNIPKLPKEEIKGVKVCKQAHAKWEESFDERVNPHGKKYYWLTGYFNNMDESEDADETALANGYISIVPVKFDLTAYEYMNTLNEVMKFD; encoded by the coding sequence ATGGAAAGACCACTTATTCTGGTTACGAATGACGACGGAATTACAGCACCGGGAATCAGAAATCTTATCAGTTTTATGAACGAAATCGGAGAAGTAGTTGTTGTAGCTCCCAATTCTCCGCAAAGCGGTAAAGGTCATGCGATTACCATAAATTCTACTTTAAGTTACGAAGAAGTACATCTCGAAGGCCCGCAAAAGGATTTTTCGTGCAGCGGAACTCCTGTTGACTGTGTAAAGATGGCTCTTGATAAAATTCTTCCGCGAAGACCGGACATTGTGGTTTCAGGAATCAACCACGGAGCGAATTCTTCCATTAATGTGATTTATTCTGGAACGATGTCTGCTGCTGTTGAAGCGGGTGTGGAAAGTCTTCCTGCTATCGGATTTTCTTTGCTGGATTTCAGCTGGGAAGCAGATTTTACGCAGGCAAAAGAATACATTCAGAATATTGTGAAAAGAACTCTGGAAAATCCTATGCCGAAAGGAATTGTATTAAATGTAAATATTCCGAAACTTCCGAAAGAGGAAATAAAAGGGGTGAAAGTCTGCAAACAGGCACACGCAAAATGGGAAGAAAGCTTTGATGAAAGAGTAAATCCTCACGGGAAAAAATATTACTGGCTGACCGGATATTTCAACAATATGGACGAATCTGAAGATGCCGATGAAACCGCTTTGGCCAATGGATATATTTCTATTGTTCCGGTGAAATTCGATCTTACAGCTTATGAGTATATGAATACGCTGAATGAAGTGATGAAGTTTGATTAA
- a CDS encoding TonB-dependent receptor, translating to MKTKLLFLITFLSFALNFAQTRISGKVTYKNRGVGEVNVTLKNTYDGATTDSNGNFSFETSEKGSRVLVFTHPKYIDVEKPIVIENQEVSVNAELKEQINEIDAVVVSAGSIEASDKKRSTTLLTPIDIYTTAGAEGQITSALTYLPGVQKVGETEGLFIRGGTGTESKIFMDGSLINNYFSNSVPGIAGRDRFNTSLFKGNVFSSGGYSALYGQALSGALMLESVDLPDQSSYDFGVSPIFLNAGFQRLGDNKNYSYGASLGYSNLKLMQEIFNFNTNFSEAPQSVNSDLNFRFKTKSGGFFKYYGKYDSNRMAVETPSLEPENYDQSLVKLKGKNTYHNLSFKQKFGKYLLNAGASYSYNQSDLDFSTQKDEIQTGSTKLLNDGNYINFKTVLERKINKISALRGGFELNSTSEKLNFNDFVTKNYKDLISSAFAETDLGFSNQLSAKIGVRAEHSSYLGKSNIAPRLALAYRLAKDWTTSFAYGIFYQNPESRYINGPANLDFQKSQHYIFQVQRTTEGRSLRFEAFYKKYDDLLKVKNLQYIDGQNQFVQTADNNSGFGYAKGLELFWRDKKTFDNIDYWISYSFLDSKRDFMNYPMSLKPNFASEHTLSAVAKRFVPEWKTGFNISYTYAKGRPYYDIATQDVNGEQKYFVRHEGKLKDYNALNFSLNYLPNLGKKDSKTFTVLVLSVTNILGSKNVYGYNFSMDGSRSSAVIPPVNTFVFVGAFISFGVDKTQDAINNNL from the coding sequence ATGAAAACAAAATTATTATTTCTTATCACTTTTTTATCATTTGCACTAAATTTCGCCCAAACCAGAATTTCGGGAAAAGTTACGTACAAAAATAGAGGAGTAGGAGAAGTAAATGTTACCCTGAAAAATACTTACGACGGAGCCACAACCGATTCCAACGGAAATTTCTCTTTTGAAACTTCAGAAAAAGGCAGCCGTGTTTTAGTTTTTACCCATCCGAAATACATTGATGTTGAAAAACCGATTGTGATTGAAAATCAGGAAGTTTCTGTAAATGCGGAACTGAAAGAGCAAATTAATGAAATTGATGCAGTAGTGGTTTCGGCGGGTTCTATCGAAGCAAGCGACAAAAAAAGATCGACAACATTACTTACGCCGATTGATATTTACACAACAGCCGGAGCGGAAGGACAAATCACATCCGCATTAACGTATCTTCCCGGAGTTCAGAAAGTGGGCGAAACAGAAGGGCTTTTCATCCGTGGCGGAACAGGAACGGAATCCAAAATTTTCATGGATGGAAGTTTAATCAATAATTACTTTTCCAATTCGGTTCCGGGAATTGCAGGAAGAGACCGTTTTAATACCTCTCTTTTCAAAGGCAATGTGTTCTCAAGCGGCGGATATTCTGCATTGTACGGTCAGGCTCTTTCGGGGGCACTGATGTTGGAAAGTGTAGATCTTCCGGATCAGAGTTCTTACGATTTTGGTGTTTCTCCCATTTTTTTAAATGCAGGATTCCAGAGATTGGGCGACAATAAAAACTATTCTTACGGAGCTAGTCTTGGCTATTCCAACTTAAAGCTAATGCAGGAAATCTTCAATTTCAACACCAATTTTTCCGAAGCTCCACAAAGTGTAAACAGCGATCTGAATTTCAGATTTAAAACAAAATCAGGCGGATTTTTCAAATATTACGGAAAATACGATTCCAACAGAATGGCAGTAGAAACGCCGAGTCTGGAACCGGAAAATTATGACCAGTCTCTCGTAAAACTGAAAGGAAAAAACACCTATCATAATCTTTCTTTCAAGCAGAAATTCGGAAAATATTTACTGAATGCAGGAGCATCTTATTCCTATAATCAGTCAGACCTTGATTTTTCAACCCAAAAAGATGAAATCCAAACCGGAAGCACGAAACTTCTGAATGACGGAAATTATATCAATTTCAAGACCGTTTTAGAAAGAAAAATAAATAAAATCAGTGCGTTACGAGGAGGTTTTGAACTGAACAGTACCAGTGAAAAATTAAACTTTAACGATTTTGTAACGAAAAACTACAAAGACCTGATCTCTTCAGCTTTTGCCGAAACAGATTTAGGATTCAGCAACCAGTTGTCAGCAAAAATAGGAGTGAGAGCAGAGCATTCTTCCTATCTTGGAAAGAGCAATATTGCGCCTAGACTGGCTTTAGCTTATCGTCTTGCCAAAGACTGGACAACCTCATTCGCTTACGGAATTTTTTATCAGAATCCGGAAAGCAGATACATCAACGGTCCGGCAAACTTAGACTTCCAGAAATCACAGCATTATATCTTTCAGGTGCAGAGAACAACGGAAGGAAGAAGTCTGAGATTTGAAGCTTTTTACAAAAAATATGATGATCTTCTGAAGGTAAAAAACTTACAGTATATCGACGGACAGAATCAGTTTGTACAGACAGCGGATAACAACAGCGGTTTTGGTTATGCAAAAGGATTAGAGTTATTCTGGAGAGACAAAAAAACATTCGACAATATCGATTACTGGATCAGCTATTCATTCTTAGATTCAAAAAGAGATTTTATGAATTATCCGATGAGTTTAAAACCGAATTTCGCTTCCGAACACACCCTTTCCGCAGTAGCCAAAAGATTTGTTCCGGAATGGAAAACAGGCTTCAATATTTCCTACACCTACGCAAAAGGCCGCCCATATTACGACATCGCAACACAGGACGTGAATGGTGAACAGAAATATTTCGTAAGACATGAAGGAAAATTGAAAGATTACAACGCCTTAAATTTCAGCTTGAATTATCTTCCGAATTTAGGAAAGAAAGATTCAAAAACATTTACGGTTCTGGTACTGAGTGTAACCAATATTTTAGGATCTAAAAATGTGTACGGCTACAATTTCTCAATGGACGGATCAAGAAGTTCTGCAGTAATTCCTCCGGTAAATACCTTTGTTTTTGTAGGAGCCTTCATCAGCTTCGGAGTCGACAAAACGCAGGATGCCATTAATAATAATCTGTAA
- a CDS encoding carboxy terminal-processing peptidase encodes MWKNFKLNKFLLLIPLTSLMFCFNSPKNDDEKMQTIMVSVKNTLSYLHYSPKPINDAYSKDVYKHYFEMVDPGKRYFIQSDMDEFGKHETKLDDYINQGDLTFYKLTIDRLYQRVDEIDKITQDIFSKPINLEEDETLILEPKMKKVPANKQEQYNEWKKFIKYNILQEIESMNSKEEAQKEKKDSVQKYNLKDTIKYQPLAPDQKLKKATDEVKDLVKETFTRFKKRKKMDWFTVYMNAYTEVFDPHTNYYSPKDKEDFDTNFTGKVIGIGAIIQEKKGNLYLGALTIGAPAWKSKQLSEGDKILKVKSKPKEDAVNVVGMLSDEAVRLIRGEKGTPVTLTVQKKDGTIKDVTMIREEVAIEDTFARSIIVNSPNGKKYGFINLPSFNADFENPNGRNASDDIKNEIIKLKAQGIEGIVLDLRNNGGGSLTEVGDIMGLFMQAGPYVQVKDGNGKIQTLKNKNETPIWTGPLVIMQNELSASASEILAGVMQDYGRAMIIGSPQSFGKGTVQTFVDLNRFLNTEDDFGSLKLTIQKFYRITGESTQRKGIVSDIQMKDFFTYAEIGERYDDYALAWDKIPSTSFQKLNYFNIQALEKASNERMAKNAKYQLLLESAQWREKLDKEETITLNINKFNDVMKQRKAQIEKFKSLTKFENGLQFTMYQNEIEREKKDEAFKKKSEIWIKNLKKDLYLQEAMNIIADMSVKS; translated from the coding sequence ATGTGGAAAAATTTTAAGCTAAATAAATTTTTACTCCTAATTCCATTAACAAGTCTAATGTTTTGTTTCAACTCGCCAAAGAATGATGACGAAAAGATGCAGACGATAATGGTGAGCGTGAAAAATACACTTTCTTATTTGCATTACAGCCCAAAACCCATTAATGATGCCTATTCTAAAGATGTTTATAAGCATTATTTCGAGATGGTAGATCCGGGAAAAAGATATTTCATTCAATCGGATATGGATGAATTCGGGAAGCATGAAACGAAACTGGATGATTACATCAACCAGGGAGATCTTACTTTCTACAAACTTACCATCGACAGATTATACCAGAGAGTAGACGAAATCGATAAAATTACACAGGATATTTTCAGCAAGCCGATTAATCTGGAAGAAGATGAAACGCTTATTCTAGAACCGAAAATGAAAAAAGTTCCGGCAAACAAGCAGGAGCAGTATAATGAGTGGAAAAAATTCATCAAATACAATATTCTTCAGGAAATTGAATCGATGAACAGCAAAGAAGAAGCTCAGAAAGAGAAAAAAGATTCTGTACAGAAATACAACCTGAAAGATACCATAAAATATCAGCCTCTTGCGCCGGATCAGAAGCTTAAAAAAGCAACGGATGAGGTGAAAGATCTTGTGAAAGAAACCTTTACGAGATTCAAAAAGAGAAAGAAAATGGACTGGTTTACCGTGTATATGAATGCCTATACGGAAGTTTTCGATCCACACACCAACTATTATTCTCCAAAGGATAAAGAAGATTTTGATACCAATTTCACCGGAAAAGTAATTGGAATTGGAGCTATTATTCAGGAGAAAAAAGGAAATCTTTATTTGGGCGCTTTAACGATCGGCGCTCCGGCGTGGAAATCCAAACAGCTTTCTGAAGGGGATAAAATCTTAAAAGTAAAATCTAAACCGAAAGAAGATGCGGTAAATGTCGTAGGAATGCTTTCTGATGAAGCCGTAAGACTCATCAGAGGAGAAAAAGGAACTCCTGTTACTTTAACGGTTCAGAAAAAAGACGGAACGATAAAAGATGTAACCATGATCCGTGAAGAAGTTGCCATTGAAGATACTTTCGCGAGAAGTATTATCGTAAACTCTCCAAATGGTAAAAAATACGGTTTCATTAATTTGCCAAGCTTCAACGCAGACTTTGAAAATCCTAACGGAAGAAACGCTTCTGATGATATTAAAAATGAGATCATTAAGCTTAAAGCTCAAGGAATTGAAGGGATTGTTCTGGATCTTAGAAACAATGGAGGAGGTTCTTTAACGGAAGTTGGAGACATCATGGGACTTTTCATGCAGGCAGGACCGTATGTACAGGTAAAAGACGGAAACGGAAAAATTCAGACACTAAAAAATAAAAATGAAACTCCGATCTGGACAGGACCACTGGTGATTATGCAGAATGAACTTTCTGCTTCAGCTTCTGAGATCTTAGCAGGAGTAATGCAGGATTACGGAAGAGCAATGATTATCGGTTCGCCGCAGTCTTTCGGAAAAGGAACAGTTCAGACCTTTGTAGACCTGAACAGATTCTTAAATACAGAAGACGATTTCGGATCCTTAAAACTGACGATCCAGAAATTCTACAGAATTACAGGAGAATCTACCCAGAGAAAAGGAATTGTTTCAGACATTCAGATGAAAGATTTCTTTACCTATGCGGAGATAGGAGAAAGATATGACGATTATGCTCTGGCTTGGGATAAAATTCCTTCCACAAGTTTCCAGAAGCTTAATTATTTCAACATTCAGGCATTGGAAAAAGCAAGCAACGAAAGAATGGCTAAAAACGCAAAATACCAGTTGCTTTTGGAGTCTGCTCAGTGGAGAGAAAAACTGGATAAAGAGGAAACCATTACTTTAAATATCAATAAATTCAATGACGTAATGAAGCAGAGAAAAGCGCAGATCGAAAAATTCAAATCATTAACGAAATTTGAAAACGGTCTTCAGTTTACGATGTATCAGAACGAAATTGAAAGAGAGAAAAAAGACGAAGCTTTTAAGAAAAAATCTGAAATCTGGATCAAAAATCTTAAGAAAGATCTTTACCTTCAGGAAGCAATGAATATTATTGCAGATATGAGTGTAAAATCTTAA
- a CDS encoding LytR/AlgR family response regulator transcription factor translates to MIKTVIIEDEKPASRKLERMLNEFPEIEIVAKIESVEEGVQWFSENEHPQLIFSDIVLGDGLSFDIFEKVPTKGFIIYTTAFDQYTLKAFKLNSIDYLLKPILDEDLAGAIEKFKSFIPSDNSVNSQEIKELIKKEKSTLSRILVKIGYNLKIVQTHEVSCFFSENKIVYLQTQERTYPSDFTLDELEEVLDEKKFFRVNRQFIINSDYIKNIHTSPNYKVELEFQPQEEITVSRDRVKDFKDWLVS, encoded by the coding sequence ATGATCAAGACTGTCATTATCGAAGACGAAAAACCCGCTTCAAGGAAACTGGAAAGAATGCTTAACGAATTTCCTGAAATAGAGATTGTTGCGAAAATAGAATCCGTAGAAGAAGGAGTACAGTGGTTTTCGGAAAATGAACATCCGCAGCTCATCTTTTCAGACATTGTTCTGGGAGACGGTCTTTCTTTCGATATTTTTGAAAAAGTTCCGACAAAAGGATTTATCATTTACACTACAGCTTTTGATCAGTACACTCTGAAAGCATTCAAACTGAACAGCATCGATTATCTTCTGAAGCCTATTTTAGATGAAGATCTTGCCGGAGCAATTGAGAAATTCAAATCATTTATTCCTTCAGATAATTCCGTCAATTCACAGGAAATTAAAGAATTAATTAAAAAAGAGAAAAGTACGCTTTCCAGAATTCTGGTGAAGATAGGCTATAATCTGAAAATTGTACAGACACATGAAGTAAGCTGCTTTTTCAGCGAAAATAAAATTGTTTACTTGCAGACTCAGGAAAGAACATATCCTTCGGATTTCACACTGGACGAATTGGAAGAGGTGCTGGATGAAAAGAAATTTTTCCGCGTAAACCGACAGTTTATCATCAATTCAGATTATATTAAAAACATCCACACTTCGCCCAATTACAAAGTTGAACTTGAATTTCAGCCGCAGGAAGAAATTACCGTAAGCCGCGACCGCGTGAAAGATTTTAAAGACTGGTTGGTAAGTTAA
- a CDS encoding 2TM domain-containing protein, which yields METYTNKEELAYEKASRRVKELKGFYGNLTSYCLVISFLAVLNILTSPQYLWFFWPMLGWGLGLAAHAASTFGIGRDWEERKIKQLMDEERKNTKSL from the coding sequence ATGGAAACTTACACCAACAAAGAAGAATTAGCATACGAAAAAGCATCAAGAAGAGTAAAAGAACTGAAAGGATTTTACGGAAACCTTACATCGTATTGCCTTGTGATTTCATTTTTAGCCGTGCTGAATATTTTAACATCACCGCAATATCTTTGGTTCTTCTGGCCGATGTTAGGATGGGGATTAGGTCTTGCAGCGCACGCAGCAAGTACTTTCGGGATTGGAAGAGACTGGGAAGAAAGAAAAATAAAACAGCTGATGGACGAAGAAAGAAAAAATACGAAATCTTTATAA
- a CDS encoding 2TM domain-containing protein, with amino-acid sequence MNYNQAQERVNDLKKFYKSLLWFGIVAVIIFGDDILEKGIFNFSLWDGSIILTIWGIILTVKAVKLFLLDSEWEREVMEKEMKKSKEPLKF; translated from the coding sequence ATGAACTACAATCAGGCACAGGAAAGAGTAAACGATCTTAAAAAATTCTACAAAAGCCTTTTATGGTTTGGGATCGTAGCAGTAATTATTTTCGGAGACGATATTTTAGAAAAAGGAATATTTAATTTTTCATTGTGGGACGGATCAATCATTCTTACCATCTGGGGAATTATTTTAACTGTAAAAGCCGTAAAACTATTCCTTCTGGATTCTGAATGGGAAAGAGAAGTGATGGAAAAAGAAATGAAAAAATCAAAAGAACCGCTGAAGTTTTAA
- a CDS encoding methyltransferase family protein yields MKTLQVLFAISMVAWFLSEFLYKNILKSGEKNNKKDKSTLNLLWIAIPLSILSAVTVSYLTRFPISDEVWIYYLGAVFIWIGIILRFIIIRSLGKYFTVDVTIKQDHKIKKEGFYRYLRHPSYAFSLLTSLGLGLYLNNWLSLVLAFLIPFIAFSYRINVEEKALIEQFGEEYLKYRRKTKKLIPFVY; encoded by the coding sequence ATGAAAACTTTACAGGTTCTTTTCGCCATTTCTATGGTGGCTTGGTTTTTAAGCGAATTTCTCTACAAGAATATCCTGAAATCCGGCGAAAAAAATAATAAAAAGGATAAATCGACTTTAAACTTATTATGGATTGCCATTCCGCTTTCAATTCTAAGTGCCGTTACGGTTTCTTATCTTACAAGATTTCCCATTTCTGATGAGGTCTGGATTTATTACTTGGGAGCAGTTTTTATATGGATCGGAATTATTTTAAGATTCATTATCATTCGTTCTCTGGGAAAATATTTTACGGTGGATGTTACAATCAAACAAGATCATAAAATCAAAAAAGAAGGATTTTACAGATATCTGAGACATCCGTCTTACGCTTTCTCATTGCTCACTTCATTGGGTTTAGGACTGTACCTGAACAACTGGCTTTCTTTGGTTCTGGCTTTTCTGATTCCGTTCATTGCATTCAGCTACAGAATTAATGTCGAAGAAAAGGCTTTAATTGAGCAGTTCGGAGAAGAATATCTGAAATACCGGAGAAAAACAAAAAAGCTGATTCCTTTTGTTTATTAA
- a CDS encoding AraC family transcriptional regulator — translation MEEYRKRMVKAIQYIDNNLNTELSLEKVAEVAAYSPFHFHRIFRLITYETLQSYIIRKRIEKSAFYLAVKKNISVKDIYLELGFSSHSAFNKSFKKHYGKSPSEFRKSAPEKFHKIQLKQSKNGQTDAVFQQYICNMENLLKWTTMNLKIKITELPEMNLAAIMSLGIANVESSYNTLIDWAEKKKLFPRENLKMISVYHDSFKVTPPDKVRIHACMLLQERLQQQENLIFPETLEAGKFIVGSGEVTLNDFEQCWVSLFLWMNENHYSVRKAFPFEIYHTNYKEHPEGKMLVDFCIPIH, via the coding sequence TTGGAAGAATACAGAAAAAGAATGGTGAAAGCTATTCAGTACATTGATAACAATCTCAATACCGAGCTTTCCTTAGAAAAAGTTGCGGAAGTTGCAGCGTATTCTCCCTTTCATTTTCACAGGATTTTCCGACTGATAACCTATGAAACCCTTCAAAGCTATATCATCCGCAAAAGAATTGAAAAAAGCGCCTTTTATTTAGCCGTAAAAAAGAATATAAGCGTAAAAGATATTTATCTTGAACTGGGATTCTCCAGTCATTCTGCTTTCAATAAATCCTTTAAAAAGCATTACGGCAAATCTCCCTCAGAATTCAGAAAATCGGCTCCTGAAAAGTTTCATAAAATTCAATTAAAACAAAGCAAGAACGGACAAACGGATGCAGTTTTCCAACAATACATTTGCAATATGGAAAACCTGTTAAAATGGACAACAATGAATTTAAAAATTAAAATTACCGAACTTCCGGAGATGAATCTCGCTGCAATAATGAGTCTTGGAATTGCTAATGTTGAATCCTCTTACAACACCTTAATAGATTGGGCAGAAAAGAAAAAGCTATTTCCCCGAGAGAATCTAAAAATGATTTCCGTTTATCACGACAGCTTTAAAGTGACCCCTCCCGATAAAGTAAGAATTCACGCCTGTATGCTCCTGCAGGAAAGATTGCAACAGCAGGAAAACCTAATTTTCCCAGAAACCCTTGAAGCCGGAAAATTCATTGTCGGAAGCGGAGAAGTCACCTTAAATGACTTTGAACAATGCTGGGTTTCCCTTTTTCTATGGATGAATGAAAATCATTATTCTGTAAGAAAAGCTTTTCCTTTCGAAATCTATCACACCAACTATAAAGAACATCCGGAAGGAAAAATGCTCGTCGATTTCTGCATTCCCATCCATTAA
- a CDS encoding superoxide dismutase family protein — MKGTTLALLAGCAFFAVSCGTTKTYQVLSKSNTQTGGTAKFTQKGDEVVMKLDVTNLTPGIHAVHIHEKGDCSAADGTSTGGHWNPSKNDHGKWGAEHFHMGDIGNLVANQDGVATLTFKTNKWCLGCSDDSKNIIGKGMIIHAAADDFHTQPTGNAGGRVGCVEIK, encoded by the coding sequence ATGAAAGGTACAACATTAGCATTATTGGCAGGATGTGCGTTTTTTGCGGTTTCATGCGGAACAACAAAGACGTATCAGGTTCTGTCTAAGAGCAACACTCAAACAGGCGGAACGGCAAAATTTACCCAAAAAGGAGACGAAGTTGTTATGAAACTGGATGTTACGAATCTTACTCCGGGAATTCACGCAGTACACATCCATGAAAAAGGAGACTGCTCCGCAGCAGACGGAACTTCAACGGGAGGGCACTGGAATCCATCTAAAAACGATCATGGAAAATGGGGTGCAGAGCATTTCCACATGGGAGATATCGGAAATCTTGTTGCCAATCAGGATGGTGTGGCAACGCTGACTTTTAAAACGAATAAATGGTGTCTCGGATGTTCTGATGATTCTAAAAACATTATCGGAAAGGGAATGATTATTCACGCCGCGGCCGACGATTTTCATACGCAGCCAACCGGTAATGCAGGAGGAAGAGTGGGTTGTGTGGAGATTAAATAA